A region from the Leptospira venezuelensis genome encodes:
- a CDS encoding caspase family protein has product MKSLISIIGISLFLFSTDVFAQKRFGLIFGSNYKGNKAGIPELNLCEADAKYLHDEIKRVGKFDEIKIVLGKDVTKDNIQKEIKALASKAKADDTVFLYFSGHGAFQRDEKAKNGMRNLIICYDRPHLSDDELNDYLEGIKSPKTVFVFDCCFSGGIAKKGKATRGSANVPIPEGSDGTVKQDSQDFFFQDKAIISSADDNQTAIEVGGTINHGIFTYNFGKALSSGDLNQDNVITALEAFFASKDETVNMAKKYDHEQVPQISGNASGIFLAGEKKPEPPKPVEPVKPPVNPTPVPDVQPPKPEPETPVVTNEEPPVVPTNLKGDLVIKTTIIQDRSYAVSDLPPEIRITSGKKRVGNRSIRVLIDDKEVDKTITTESSNYWGAVKRMGKLTPGATYTLTVKGVPAGVHKVTIQADDYPEVQKTQAVLPNKRNDLEVVTSMSGYGAIRGKVFYRTLDNPVINQPIFMPTVTSVTGINKLNTDQNGNFWFTNLKPGEYEIKATFAEDLNLNNADIKVREGEVTEVDIILNVKLPSTKTKY; this is encoded by the coding sequence TTGAAATCCTTAATTTCCATAATCGGAATTTCCCTCTTTTTGTTTTCTACTGATGTATTCGCGCAGAAAAGGTTCGGCCTTATCTTCGGATCCAACTATAAAGGAAACAAAGCCGGAATCCCTGAATTAAATCTTTGTGAGGCAGATGCCAAATATCTACACGATGAGATCAAACGTGTAGGAAAATTCGATGAGATCAAAATTGTTTTAGGGAAAGATGTAACCAAAGACAATATCCAAAAAGAAATTAAGGCTCTTGCTTCGAAAGCAAAAGCTGATGATACAGTGTTTCTTTATTTTTCAGGTCACGGTGCTTTTCAAAGAGATGAAAAAGCTAAGAACGGAATGAGAAACCTGATCATTTGTTATGATAGGCCTCACCTTTCCGACGACGAGTTGAATGATTATCTAGAAGGTATTAAATCCCCTAAAACAGTTTTCGTTTTCGACTGCTGTTTCTCCGGAGGAATTGCTAAAAAAGGAAAGGCAACCAGAGGTTCCGCTAACGTTCCAATTCCAGAAGGAAGTGACGGAACGGTAAAGCAAGATTCTCAAGACTTTTTCTTTCAAGATAAAGCCATTATTTCAAGTGCGGATGATAACCAAACTGCAATCGAGGTTGGTGGAACAATCAATCACGGGATCTTTACTTATAATTTCGGAAAGGCTCTCTCTAGTGGAGACTTAAATCAAGACAATGTGATCACTGCGCTTGAAGCATTCTTCGCTTCTAAAGACGAAACAGTAAATATGGCTAAAAAGTACGACCATGAACAAGTGCCTCAGATTTCGGGCAACGCATCTGGTATCTTTCTAGCCGGAGAAAAAAAACCGGAACCTCCAAAACCTGTGGAGCCTGTGAAACCTCCTGTAAATCCAACGCCTGTTCCGGATGTTCAACCTCCTAAACCGGAGCCTGAGACTCCAGTGGTCACTAACGAAGAGCCTCCAGTTGTTCCTACAAATCTGAAAGGTGATCTAGTGATCAAAACCACTATCATCCAAGACAGATCTTATGCGGTGTCTGATCTTCCTCCGGAAATTCGTATAACTTCTGGCAAGAAGAGAGTGGGAAATCGTTCTATCCGAGTACTTATAGATGACAAAGAAGTAGATAAGACGATTACTACAGAATCCTCTAATTATTGGGGAGCTGTTAAAAGAATGGGGAAACTCACTCCAGGTGCGACTTATACTCTAACTGTAAAAGGTGTACCGGCAGGAGTTCATAAGGTAACCATCCAAGCGGATGATTATCCTGAAGTTCAAAAGACCCAGGCAGTTCTTCCGAATAAGAGAAACGATCTGGAAGTGGTGACTTCTATGTCAGGTTATGGAGCGATCAGAGGAAAAGTATTCTACAGAACCTTGGATAATCCTGTGATCAATCAGCCAATCTTCATGCCTACTGTCACTAGCGTAACAGGTATTAATAAATTAAACACAGACCAAAATGGTAACTTCTGGTTTACAAACCTGAAACCTGGAGAGTATGAGATCAAGGCGACATTTGCCGAAGATCTAAACTTGAATAATGCTGATATTAAGGTGAGGGAAGGAGAAGTTACTGAAGTGGATATTATCCTGAATGTGAAACTTCCATCTACTAAAACCAAATATTAG